A genomic stretch from Sulfurimonas sediminis includes:
- a CDS encoding AAA family ATPase — protein MIIAYVSKIDKECYNDLKDEFTDVKNFNSINDFISFYAASKNRDVVLLYRVENLEDIEKISDIHFNNNIYMIVVGKNDTKFSLLAGKIGVDVYLSEEEADSGLITNLIIKSQSIIKARRGNSNISVFTGINGGVGTTTIAMNLAKTLAQDHPEKNVLFLDFAYTKAVSNLFFNYPQPKKTIVDISNVQNLDMQELFENGLEKLNDNLYFVPGMQKHTDREELEKPENIQMFLNFIMFIKEKFDFIIIDVGVFEDVDLEVDIQEIADNIFVITEFSIPSMSILKTYIDIIDKSGWYSKTHIIANRSDSYGSVTHEEARKILSKGLKHNFEIGFALPNDALHLRECWNEAQLVCDEYPDAPFMLKLKEFGEHFFIHDGALYENAHKNRESFWSRVKQWL, from the coding sequence ATGATAATCGCCTATGTATCAAAAATAGACAAAGAGTGCTACAACGATTTAAAAGACGAGTTTACAGATGTCAAAAACTTTAACTCCATCAATGACTTTATCAGCTTTTATGCAGCAAGCAAAAACCGTGATGTGGTACTGCTCTATCGTGTAGAAAACCTCGAAGATATAGAAAAAATCTCTGATATCCACTTTAACAATAATATCTATATGATAGTTGTCGGTAAAAATGATACAAAATTTTCTCTGCTTGCAGGAAAAATCGGTGTTGATGTCTACCTCAGCGAAGAAGAAGCCGACTCAGGGCTCATCACAAATCTCATCATAAAGTCGCAAAGCATTATAAAAGCGCGACGCGGCAACAGTAATATTTCTGTTTTTACCGGCATAAACGGTGGGGTCGGGACAACAACCATTGCCATGAACCTTGCAAAAACACTGGCACAGGACCATCCGGAAAAAAATGTTCTTTTTTTGGATTTTGCCTATACAAAAGCGGTCTCAAACCTCTTTTTTAATTACCCGCAGCCCAAAAAAACCATTGTAGACATCTCAAATGTGCAGAATCTTGATATGCAGGAACTCTTTGAAAACGGTCTGGAAAAATTAAATGACAACCTTTACTTTGTACCGGGTATGCAAAAACATACTGACAGAGAAGAGTTGGAGAAGCCTGAAAATATACAGATGTTTTTAAATTTCATCATGTTTATCAAAGAAAAATTTGATTTTATCATTATAGATGTAGGTGTTTTTGAAGATGTGGATTTAGAGGTGGATATACAGGAAATCGCCGACAATATTTTTGTCATTACAGAATTTTCCATTCCCTCAATGTCTATTTTGAAAACCTATATCGACATTATAGACAAAAGCGGCTGGTATTCCAAAACACATATCATTGCCAACCGTTCAGACTCTTACGGAAGTGTTACACATGAAGAAGCGAGGAAAATACTCTCAAAAGGCTTAAAGCATAACTTTGAAATAGGCTTTGCTCTGCCAAATGATGCTTTGCATCTGCGAGAGTGCTGGAATGAGGCACAACTTGTATGCGATGAATATCCCGATGCTCCTTTTATGCTCAAACTCAAAGAGTTTGGAGAACATTTTTTTATTCATGACGGTGCCCTGTATGAAAATGCACACAAAAACAGAGAATCTTTCTGGAGCAGAGTAAAACAATGGCTTTAA
- a CDS encoding ATP-binding protein: MKTLVNFLNEKEIEKSEIFIHLKCSINEAKILQYIAHRYMKGQDDVLVLDLLQDLYESENYAHLEHLRELKSLLELGWLHQQSFTPVKIADVTPLELLNTAVGLTPAFLKLLQDGTLDLDLPEVKPYSDHLEYLQDQFFRIELYQKMSVIRQNVHEHSLGIDRLQNKLTLLEKRIEERVKQSSENLVLDKFFKQKKMSNYEQVIFIALLREEYGSTDSSLREMNTLIDLISLDEYERIKNRSLLEEGSNLLKNGIIDYEEMLNPFGGISRSFYIVDDVLQRIIHPQKTKKVTRLKLNALVEEQDIFELVEPDTSLDDVVLNVKTKETLENLMKQVDKEVVSRLVKWGIKDKKSGIDARIIFYGPAGTGKTMTAYSLAKSLKRQVLAFDCSKILSMYVGESEKNVRKIFDTFYELSEKTKTEPILLLNEADQFLGARSSGNITGSDQMHNQMQNIFLEQIENFRGMLIATTNLLENIDKAFSRRFNYKIEFKKPDKEQRVQLWKKMLPKEAPYEENFNVAALAEYSLTGGQISLIIKNTAYKVAVRENPLFTLDDFIDEIKREKDANFDSEKSMGFLNK, from the coding sequence TTGAAAACATTAGTTAACTTTTTAAACGAAAAAGAGATTGAAAAATCGGAGATATTCATCCATCTGAAATGCAGTATCAATGAAGCGAAGATACTGCAGTATATCGCACACAGATATATGAAAGGGCAGGATGATGTTTTGGTGCTTGATTTACTGCAGGATTTATACGAGAGTGAAAATTATGCACACCTGGAGCATTTGAGAGAACTCAAAAGTCTTCTTGAACTTGGTTGGCTGCATCAGCAAAGCTTTACCCCTGTAAAAATAGCAGATGTAACCCCCCTTGAACTTTTAAACACTGCCGTAGGGCTTACTCCTGCTTTTTTAAAACTTTTACAAGACGGAACCCTGGATTTGGATTTGCCTGAAGTGAAGCCCTATTCTGACCATCTTGAGTATCTGCAGGATCAGTTTTTTCGAATCGAACTCTATCAGAAGATGAGTGTGATACGTCAAAATGTGCATGAGCACTCTCTGGGGATAGATAGACTGCAAAACAAACTCACACTGCTTGAAAAGCGTATAGAAGAACGGGTCAAACAGAGTTCTGAGAATCTTGTTTTGGACAAATTTTTTAAACAGAAGAAAATGAGCAACTATGAGCAGGTGATTTTTATTGCACTGCTTCGCGAAGAATACGGATCGACTGACTCCTCACTGCGGGAAATGAATACGCTGATAGATTTGATTTCGCTTGATGAGTATGAGCGTATTAAAAATCGTTCTTTACTCGAAGAGGGATCAAATCTTCTCAAAAACGGAATTATTGATTATGAAGAGATGCTGAACCCTTTTGGCGGAATCAGTCGTTCTTTTTATATAGTAGACGATGTTTTGCAAAGAATTATTCATCCGCAGAAAACAAAAAAAGTAACACGCTTAAAACTGAATGCTTTAGTAGAAGAACAGGATATTTTTGAACTGGTAGAGCCGGACACATCTTTGGATGATGTGGTACTGAATGTAAAAACAAAAGAGACGCTTGAAAACCTGATGAAACAGGTGGACAAAGAGGTTGTGAGTCGCCTTGTAAAATGGGGTATCAAAGACAAAAAAAGCGGTATAGATGCCAGAATAATTTTTTACGGACCGGCAGGAACGGGAAAAACCATGACAGCATACTCCCTGGCAAAATCATTAAAGCGTCAGGTACTGGCATTTGACTGTTCAAAAATACTCTCCATGTATGTTGGAGAGAGTGAAAAAAATGTCCGTAAAATCTTTGATACTTTTTATGAACTCAGCGAAAAAACAAAGACAGAACCGATACTGTTACTCAATGAAGCAGACCAGTTTCTGGGTGCAAGAAGCAGCGGCAATATCACAGGTTCAGATCAAATGCATAATCAGATGCAAAATATCTTTTTGGAACAGATTGAGAACTTCAGAGGAATGCTCATAGCAACGACAAACCTGCTTGAAAATATCGATAAAGCATTTTCCAGAAGATTTAACTATAAAATCGAGTTTAAAAAACCGGACAAAGAACAACGGGTACAACTTTGGAAAAAAATGTTGCCAAAAGAAGCACCTTATGAGGAAAACTTCAATGTAGCAGCGCTTGCGGAATATTCTCTCACAGGAGGACAAATCAGTCTCATAATCAAAAACACAGCCTATAAAGTCGCTGTACGCGAGAACCCGCTCTTTACGCTTGATGACTTTATTGATGAAATCAAGCGTGAAAAAGATGCGAATTTCGACAGTGAGAAATCTATGGGATTTTTAAACAAATAA
- a CDS encoding NAD(P)H-quinone oxidoreductase subunit 3, producing the protein MEHIVTSNPYFGVFVLFVITFGAFITTTVVARLASRALARKDSEKIKLSVYECGPEITKQPNRVSPQFYLFALLFLLFDVEIVFMFPWAVDFKVLGWFGFAEMIMFILLLAIGFVYAWKKGALEWHNIK; encoded by the coding sequence ATGGAGCATATAGTGACTTCAAATCCGTATTTTGGGGTATTTGTACTTTTTGTTATAACATTTGGTGCGTTTATTACAACGACTGTCGTCGCCCGATTGGCGAGTCGTGCATTGGCACGTAAAGACAGTGAAAAAATCAAACTTTCAGTGTATGAATGTGGACCTGAAATTACTAAGCAGCCAAACAGGGTATCACCGCAGTTTTATCTGTTTGCATTGCTTTTTCTGCTTTTTGATGTGGAAATAGTATTTATGTTTCCTTGGGCAGTAGATTTTAAAGTGCTTGGTTGGTTCGGTTTTGCTGAAATGATAATGTTTATATTGTTATTGGCAATAGGTTTTGTATATGCATGGAAAAAAGGAGCGCTGGAATGGCACAACATAAAGTAA
- a CDS encoding CpaF family protein, with protein MALKEKIKERYSNTKEKTEVKSNTSSVHIEENLCTEFCFPLIYRNEEYFQLACSIYDAFVEKLNINGQLTEKMIREVVTKHISDFTLPKPALKTEIADFIIDNLLYYGPISTVMRLAGQGLNDILVNTKDYIDVIYNGQTIATPFKFRSEEDLRRFINRMLMVSNRKIDESHPIASAKLPDGSRIEIQIPPVSANLDSDGNPGSYVTVRKFREIPLLFETLIDSNMINLKMAYFLIKAVKGKLNIVVSGGTSSGKTTFLNAITRFIDEGDQLLTIEDTKEMKPQMPCHAIRSFEARPPNEEGAGAITIESLLRTALRSSPRRIIVGECRGPEIVTMLNAMNTGHPGSMTTIHADDTKEAIVRIENMFLEARPTANMTFVRSQIISAVDLIIQIVRFPDGTRRIVKISEPEKRIEENGVVSMLDLFEFQRNENSDNPMDSSGNFKAVSGSSRAISKMMQNGVTMESRIFDNDYVVSKEMLTDEINAFHPKRMCGWKQNYMSEIIQASYISGKSILERWPNLK; from the coding sequence ATGGCTTTAAAAGAAAAAATCAAAGAACGCTACAGCAATACAAAAGAAAAAACAGAAGTAAAAAGCAACACCTCCTCTGTCCATATTGAGGAAAACCTCTGTACTGAATTTTGTTTTCCTCTTATCTACAGAAATGAGGAGTATTTTCAACTTGCCTGCTCTATTTATGATGCTTTTGTAGAAAAACTCAATATTAACGGGCAACTCACAGAAAAAATGATACGTGAGGTGGTTACCAAACACATATCTGATTTTACACTGCCAAAGCCTGCACTTAAAACAGAGATAGCCGACTTCATCATAGACAATCTGCTCTATTACGGTCCCATCTCAACAGTGATGCGTCTTGCCGGACAGGGGCTCAATGATATTTTGGTCAATACCAAAGACTACATTGATGTCATTTACAACGGACAGACCATAGCAACGCCTTTCAAATTCAGAAGCGAAGAAGACCTCCGCCGTTTTATCAACAGAATGCTGATGGTCTCCAACAGAAAAATAGACGAATCACATCCTATTGCCTCGGCAAAACTGCCGGACGGTTCCCGTATAGAGATACAGATTCCTCCTGTTTCTGCAAACCTTGACAGTGACGGGAATCCCGGCTCCTATGTAACTGTGAGAAAATTTCGCGAAATTCCTCTGCTTTTTGAAACACTTATAGACTCAAATATGATAAATTTAAAAATGGCCTATTTCCTCATAAAAGCAGTCAAAGGAAAACTCAATATTGTCGTCTCCGGCGGTACTTCAAGCGGAAAAACAACTTTTTTAAATGCTATAACCAGATTTATTGACGAAGGCGATCAACTCCTTACCATAGAAGATACAAAAGAGATGAAACCGCAAATGCCCTGCCATGCCATCCGTTCTTTTGAGGCGCGTCCGCCAAACGAAGAGGGTGCCGGTGCCATAACCATAGAGAGCCTGTTACGTACGGCTTTGCGTTCAAGTCCAAGGCGTATCATCGTCGGGGAGTGTAGAGGTCCCGAGATTGTCACCATGCTCAATGCTATGAATACGGGACATCCCGGTTCCATGACAACCATTCATGCAGATGACACCAAAGAGGCAATTGTGCGTATTGAAAACATGTTTTTAGAAGCCCGTCCGACGGCAAATATGACCTTTGTGCGTTCGCAGATTATCTCTGCGGTTGACTTAATCATACAAATTGTCCGTTTTCCCGACGGAACAAGACGGATTGTAAAAATATCTGAGCCGGAAAAACGCATAGAAGAAAACGGTGTCGTTTCCATGCTGGATCTGTTTGAATTTCAGCGTAATGAAAACAGTGACAATCCGATGGATTCAAGCGGAAACTTCAAAGCGGTTTCAGGCTCTTCACGAGCTATTTCCAAAATGATGCAAAACGGTGTGACTATGGAATCACGTATATTTGACAACGACTATGTGGTAAGCAAAGAGATGCTCACAGATGAGATTAATGCCTTTCATCCCAAAAGAATGTGCGGATGGAAACAGAATTATATGTCAGAGATTATTCAAGCTTCGTATATCTCAGGAAAAAGCATATTAGAAAGATGGCCGAACTTAAAATAA
- the nfo gene encoding deoxyribonuclease IV, protein MTGQKYVGAHVSASGGVYNAPKNAQEIGAKAFALFTKNQRQWVAKSLDEETIQKFKTALQESGILPKHILPHDSYLINLGHPEVEKLEKSRAAFIDELQRCDALGLDKLNFHPGSHLTKLTKKQKEDADLLQTIENKCLDVIAESINLALDKTKNVKAVIENTAGQGSNLGYKFEHLAYIIDKVEDKSRIGVCIDTCHMFTAGYDIRTREAYDKTWDAFGEIVGFEYLSGMHLNDSKPPLGSRVDRHHSLGKGEIGLDAFRFIMNDERMNDIPLILETIDETIWAEEIKLLYSFCE, encoded by the coding sequence ATGACAGGTCAAAAATATGTAGGTGCACATGTAAGCGCAAGCGGAGGTGTTTATAATGCTCCAAAAAATGCGCAGGAGATTGGAGCAAAAGCATTTGCTCTTTTTACAAAAAATCAGAGACAGTGGGTTGCAAAATCTTTAGATGAAGAGACGATACAAAAATTTAAAACTGCTTTGCAAGAGAGTGGAATTTTACCAAAACATATATTGCCGCATGACAGTTATCTGATAAATCTGGGGCATCCAGAAGTTGAAAAACTTGAAAAATCAAGAGCAGCTTTTATAGATGAACTGCAACGGTGTGATGCTTTGGGTCTTGACAAACTTAACTTTCATCCCGGCAGTCATCTGACAAAACTGACAAAGAAACAAAAAGAGGATGCGGATTTGCTGCAGACCATAGAAAACAAATGTCTTGACGTTATTGCCGAGTCGATTAATCTTGCACTCGATAAAACGAAAAATGTCAAAGCAGTTATAGAAAATACAGCAGGGCAGGGGAGTAATCTTGGTTACAAATTTGAACATCTGGCATATATCATAGATAAGGTAGAAGACAAATCAAGAATCGGTGTCTGCATAGACACCTGTCATATGTTTACGGCAGGGTATGACATTCGTACGCGAGAGGCCTATGATAAAACCTGGGATGCGTTTGGCGAGATTGTCGGCTTTGAGTATTTGAGTGGTATGCATTTGAATGATTCAAAACCGCCTTTGGGAAGCAGAGTGGACAGACACCACTCTCTGGGAAAAGGAGAAATAGGACTGGATGCGTTTCGTTTTATAATGAATGATGAACGTATGAATGATATTCCGTTGATACTTGAGACAATAGATGAGACGATATGGGCTGAGGAGATAAAGCTTTTGTATTCGTTTTGTGAGTAG
- a CDS encoding A24 family peptidase: MIIFVYFIIIASVLSYIDSKKRVIPDRIILPAFAVLVILKWWDADLSVYDLYAVLIVLVIFIIPVILNMAFGGGDLRFGAFCALFVGLPQVGYFIIFSGLIHLVILAALKKKSYGFAPAMSIAAILSYTIGKL, from the coding sequence ATGATTATATTTGTTTATTTTATAATTATTGCTTCTGTTCTCTCTTATATTGACAGTAAAAAAAGAGTTATTCCGGACAGAATTATACTTCCGGCATTTGCAGTATTGGTTATTTTAAAATGGTGGGATGCAGACTTGTCTGTATATGATTTATATGCGGTCTTGATTGTACTTGTCATATTTATCATCCCTGTTATTTTAAATATGGCTTTTGGCGGCGGTGATTTGCGATTTGGTGCCTTTTGTGCCCTTTTTGTAGGTTTGCCCCAGGTCGGGTATTTTATCATATTTTCAGGGCTGATACATCTCGTGATTTTAGCTGCTCTGAAAAAGAAAAGCTATGGTTTTGCTCCGGCTATGAGCATTGCCGCAATACTGAGTTATACAATAGGAAAATTATGA
- a CDS encoding type II secretion system F family protein, giving the protein MTPLHIDILLIFVITFSATALGYILFVEYRRTKHINYIKHVISLVDADEEDILQEKDQESRNTFKNKITALMLQTGFSFSPYIFVLIFIVFCLFAGSLFALFLRHWSGYVIGIPFGAFIFYMIVQTIISSRKKRFNKALAVAISVLVKMMKNGIGFEQALSKSVAVSGSKLFRDIFAKFFQEKNTIGEMEAFTNLYQFVHSKELRIFALAIKIGRESGGQFSNTLEKVEKTITYREKMQEKVDVVTREGSVGSYVVVLITIFLYFSLNGNFDGKLHHYFMESEYGRFQLLGIALWVFTGIMINKMLTKVNK; this is encoded by the coding sequence ATGACTCCTTTACACATAGACATACTACTTATTTTTGTTATCACTTTCAGTGCCACTGCTCTGGGTTATATTCTTTTTGTAGAATACCGACGTACAAAACACATCAACTACATTAAACATGTCATATCCCTTGTAGATGCTGATGAAGAAGATATTTTGCAAGAGAAGGATCAAGAGAGCAGGAATACATTCAAAAACAAAATAACCGCACTGATGCTGCAAACAGGATTCAGCTTTTCTCCCTATATATTTGTGCTGATATTTATTGTATTTTGTCTCTTTGCAGGTTCTCTTTTTGCACTTTTTTTACGTCATTGGAGTGGTTATGTGATAGGAATTCCTTTTGGTGCTTTTATATTTTACATGATTGTACAGACAATTATAAGCAGCAGGAAAAAAAGATTTAATAAAGCCCTGGCTGTGGCTATTTCTGTGCTTGTAAAAATGATGAAAAACGGCATAGGATTTGAGCAGGCGCTCAGCAAGTCTGTTGCTGTATCCGGCTCAAAACTTTTTCGTGATATTTTTGCAAAATTCTTTCAGGAAAAAAACACTATCGGAGAGATGGAGGCCTTTACGAATTTATACCAGTTTGTACATTCCAAAGAGCTTCGTATCTTTGCACTTGCTATCAAAATAGGAAGAGAAAGCGGCGGACAGTTTTCAAATACTCTGGAAAAAGTTGAAAAAACAATTACATACAGAGAAAAGATGCAGGAGAAAGTAGATGTTGTTACAAGAGAAGGCAGTGTGGGTTCCTATGTTGTTGTTCTCATTACCATCTTTTTGTATTTTTCACTCAACGGAAATTTTGACGGAAAACTGCACCACTACTTTATGGAGTCCGAATATGGAAGATTTCAGCTTTTAGGCATTGCTCTTTGGGTATTTACCGGAATTATGATTAACAAAATGCTGACAAAGGTAAATAAATGA
- a CDS encoding OmpP1/FadL family transporter, producing the protein MKKTAFLSLVTASILMAGGYKIPETSTNSVALGGANVAHTKNADAAYDNPANMIFMEDAQHIEADLMYVGLSSTNFKGTYAKTLTGAEELNSEKQTFILPSLHYVSPKLGENGVRVGLSITVPAGLSRQWEEGSAKLVSQEFTLKIVEVSPSVAYKITDTLAFAFGFRAVHTNGVVKSSESAIVNASPLATSYISRDLEGSSLDFGYNLALAYHPTKALELAATYRSNVNLTVEGSAVLSSTAALGGAIPAGSYSGEASVSIPLPATLMLAGAYTFEKTKTTVELVYEKTYWSAYKSLDFEYDGSLTNPVLIAAFDNPKPKNWKDTNTFRLGITQELDRVTLRAGAIYDNTPTPESTLNFESPGSNAYSFSFGGRYQIDDKIDVGLSALYSIKKDRTVTTPTNINGLDGTFSNSRALLVSAGLGYKF; encoded by the coding sequence ATGAAAAAAACAGCGTTCCTGTCACTCGTGACAGCTTCAATCCTTATGGCGGGCGGATATAAAATCCCTGAAACTTCTACAAACTCTGTAGCTCTTGGCGGAGCAAATGTTGCGCATACAAAAAATGCGGATGCAGCATATGACAATCCGGCAAATATGATTTTTATGGAGGATGCCCAGCATATTGAGGCAGATTTGATGTATGTGGGACTGAGTTCTACAAACTTCAAAGGGACCTATGCCAAAACTTTGACAGGAGCCGAAGAGTTAAATTCTGAAAAACAGACTTTTATTCTTCCTTCGCTTCATTATGTCTCTCCAAAGCTCGGTGAAAACGGTGTGCGTGTCGGTTTAAGCATCACTGTGCCTGCCGGACTGAGCAGACAGTGGGAAGAGGGTTCTGCCAAACTTGTTTCTCAGGAGTTTACATTAAAGATTGTAGAAGTGAGCCCGAGTGTTGCATATAAAATCACAGATACCCTGGCCTTTGCATTTGGTTTTAGAGCGGTGCATACAAACGGGGTTGTAAAAAGCAGTGAAAGCGCAATTGTCAATGCATCTCCTTTGGCAACATCCTATATCAGCCGTGATCTTGAAGGAAGCTCTTTGGATTTCGGGTACAATCTTGCCCTGGCATACCACCCGACAAAAGCACTGGAGTTGGCTGCCACATACCGCTCGAATGTAAATTTGACGGTAGAAGGAAGTGCTGTGCTTTCATCAACTGCTGCATTGGGAGGTGCCATTCCCGCAGGTTCATATAGCGGTGAGGCAAGTGTGAGTATTCCTTTGCCTGCAACATTGATGCTTGCCGGAGCCTATACATTTGAAAAGACAAAAACAACAGTAGAACTTGTTTATGAAAAGACATATTGGTCCGCCTATAAATCTCTTGATTTTGAGTATGACGGATCCCTGACAAACCCGGTTTTGATTGCTGCTTTTGATAACCCGAAACCTAAAAACTGGAAAGATACAAATACATTTCGTTTGGGGATTACGCAAGAATTGGACAGGGTGACTTTACGGGCAGGTGCGATTTATGACAATACCCCAACGCCGGAGTCTACACTCAATTTTGAGTCACCGGGAAGCAATGCATACTCTTTCTCATTTGGCGGACGTTATCAAATAGATGATAAAATAGATGTAGGATTATCGGCATTATACTCCATAAAAAAAGACAGAACGGTGACTACACCTACGAATATAAATGGACTAGACGGTACATTCAGTAACTCTAGAGCGCTCCTTGTGTCAGCCGGTTTAGGGTATAAATTTTAA
- a CDS encoding Y-family DNA polymerase gives MKIHIDIDCFFVSATRIVEPSLAHKPVAIGGRSDTKIFTKDAKNQRINFENSGSFVPTFYKAYENGDDLKSFQDEDGRIRGILTTSSYEARAYGIKTAMSIREALQLCPQLIIKAPNMSLYQELSHRLHDFLARKIPLVEQASIDEFYGDVSGWVKDEEIPEFIDGLRHEIKKELHLPVSIGAASTRYIAKLATSYAKPFGCKTITKYEFDRFVNPIKVEDFAGIGKSMKNKLHSAQIKTLGELRKRRGTLESWGPYAKELYKRVNGESDAQIKTTHQRKSIGISRTFDPLYDRAELLRRVHILARHLSFAIIKLQVIPTVFHLGIAYEMHQKSHKNISLAEIFTEKKFDALCVSLFHAADIHKRLCVIRLSINCSSFTRDSKKELSLLGFEEERKMHTLTCKTQKLREKYGMDALRFASEL, from the coding sequence ATGAAAATCCATATTGACATCGACTGCTTTTTTGTCAGTGCAACTCGTATAGTTGAGCCTTCTTTGGCACACAAACCTGTTGCCATCGGCGGAAGAAGCGATACAAAAATATTTACCAAAGACGCAAAGAACCAGAGAATCAATTTTGAAAATTCCGGTTCCTTTGTACCGACTTTTTATAAAGCCTATGAAAACGGGGATGACCTAAAAAGTTTTCAGGACGAAGACGGACGTATCCGCGGTATTCTCACAACTTCGAGTTATGAAGCCCGTGCCTATGGCATCAAAACCGCCATGAGTATTCGTGAGGCATTGCAACTCTGCCCGCAACTCATTATCAAAGCACCCAATATGTCTTTGTATCAGGAGCTTTCTCACAGACTCCATGACTTTCTTGCACGCAAAATTCCGCTGGTTGAGCAGGCGTCTATTGACGAATTTTACGGAGATGTAAGCGGATGGGTCAAAGATGAGGAGATTCCCGAATTTATAGACGGTCTGAGACATGAGATAAAAAAAGAGTTGCATCTGCCGGTCTCCATCGGTGCCGCATCCACACGCTACATCGCGAAACTCGCAACAAGCTATGCCAAGCCTTTTGGATGCAAAACGATTACAAAATACGAATTTGATAGATTTGTCAATCCCATCAAGGTAGAAGATTTCGCAGGCATAGGCAAAAGTATGAAAAACAAACTGCACAGTGCACAAATCAAAACACTCGGAGAACTGCGAAAAAGACGGGGCACTCTGGAGTCATGGGGACCCTATGCAAAAGAGCTCTATAAACGTGTCAACGGAGAAAGTGATGCGCAGATTAAAACAACCCATCAAAGAAAATCCATCGGAATATCCAGAACTTTTGATCCGCTTTACGACAGAGCAGAACTGCTGAGACGGGTACACATTCTTGCCAGACATCTCAGCTTTGCCATTATAAAGCTTCAGGTAATTCCCACTGTTTTTCATTTGGGTATTGCCTATGAAATGCATCAAAAATCTCACAAAAACATCTCTCTGGCAGAAATATTTACCGAAAAAAAGTTTGATGCCCTGTGTGTTTCTCTTTTTCATGCGGCTGACATTCACAAGCGCCTTTGTGTCATTCGTTTGAGTATCAACTGTTCAAGCTTTACGAGAGATTCAAAAAAAGAGCTCTCTCTTTTAGGCTTTGAAGAAGAAAGAAAAATGCATACACTTACATGTAAAACACAAAAACTGCGTGAAAAGTACGGTATGGATGCACTCAGATTTGCAAGTGAACTCTAA
- a CDS encoding type II secretion system F family protein, producing the protein MMEIFATALLVISIVVLFWYLTLYVYERYKHNTFLSAVFATEDDIILNDNFSAKKAQFKLKLQRAGLKKKQFNEIVFASVLAGASLISLLFFIDFSFLNKFFLVAGGLSIAFFMPYLYLEEQIKARIKRIENDLPVFIDLLIIILEGGGGLNNAIDKVTTEGESVLGPDLLAESKKFKNEFITYSSDIAFTNLVNRTGSDAIATIVGFMRLSEETGIGVKSIFENQAQELKSMEMLNIEKKAATMNIGITFVMFLFILPAVIAMIAFPMAADALMPGF; encoded by the coding sequence ATGATGGAAATATTTGCCACTGCCCTTTTAGTAATTTCGATTGTTGTTCTTTTTTGGTATCTCACTTTGTATGTGTATGAACGCTATAAACACAACACATTTTTATCCGCTGTTTTTGCCACAGAAGATGACATCATTCTGAATGATAATTTCAGTGCAAAAAAAGCACAATTCAAGCTCAAACTGCAAAGAGCAGGACTCAAGAAAAAGCAGTTTAACGAAATTGTCTTTGCCAGTGTTTTAGCAGGTGCCTCTTTGATTTCTTTACTATTCTTTATAGATTTCAGTTTTTTAAACAAGTTTTTCTTGGTTGCAGGAGGGCTGAGTATCGCATTTTTTATGCCTTACCTCTACCTTGAAGAACAAATCAAAGCAAGAATCAAAAGAATAGAAAATGATTTGCCTGTTTTTATAGATCTGCTCATCATCATTCTTGAAGGCGGCGGCGGTCTTAACAATGCCATAGACAAAGTCACCACAGAAGGAGAAAGTGTTTTGGGTCCGGACCTTTTGGCTGAATCAAAAAAGTTTAAAAACGAGTTTATAACCTACTCTAGTGATATAGCGTTTACAAATCTCGTCAACCGTACGGGCAGTGATGCCATAGCAACCATTGTCGGTTTTATGCGCCTCTCTGAGGAGACAGGAATCGGTGTGAAATCAATATTTGAAAATCAGGCACAGGAGCTTAAATCCATGGAGATGCTCAACATAGAGAAAAAAGCGGCAACAATGAATATAGGCATTACATTTGTAATGTTTTTGTTCATCTTACCGGCAGTTATCGCAATGATAGCATTTCCAATGGCAGCAGATGCCTTAATGCCGGGATTTTAA